Genomic segment of Salvia hispanica cultivar TCC Black 2014 chromosome 2, UniMelb_Shisp_WGS_1.0, whole genome shotgun sequence:
TTCTAATGCATCCAAATAAACGGATGGATcataaattgagaaataatcTTTTATGCATAAAGTATTTTGTGTTATGGTTCCCTGATGAAGTTAAGTTTACTGTATTGCGTATATTCTGATTTGTAATTCGTGAAGCATATAATATCTCATATTATAAGTTTATTGAGTGAATTTATTATCATATGCAGAGTGGATTCCGAGATGAATCAATCAGGATAATGAAGGCTATTGCTAAATCCAGTTCCAATTGCCAGGTTGGTTGTTTAGTGTACAAAATAATCATGTTTTTATGAATGTACTTCTCTTTTGCTTTTAGACATGATGCGTTTAAACCACTTTGCATTGCTTACTGAATTTGGAGTTATAGTTATTAGTATAGGGTATAATACATAATGCAAGTGCCCAGAAGATGTTCCTTGTCaattttatctctctacttcaGTATGAatcttttacttcattttttaattatatatttccaCGTGTATCATACCTAATTTTGTTACACGTTATGCAATCTGGTCATATGCTGCCATCTATTTGTCATATTTGGTGTGAGGGACATTGTTACCGAAGTGAAGGAATATCTAGGAGCTATATGATAcagaaaatggaaattatttaatctcaGAGTCAGATCAATATTCGTTGTCGactgaattatattttaaactttttttgtGTTGTGGAATATTGTTCAGGTCCTGTTATTCTCGGCTACCTTTGATGATGATGTGAAGGACTTTTCATCCAAAATAGCTGGAGAGATCTTTAAAGGACAACCTAACCAAATGTTTGTCAAAAAGGAAGAACTATCTCTGGAGTCTGTAAAACAGTACAAGGTTCATTGTCCTGACGAGCTTTCAAAGATCATGGTGATTAAAGACCAAATACTTGAACTTGGAGAGAAAGTGGGGCAGACAATTGTCTTTGTCAAATCCAGGAATGCTGCATCTATGTTGCACCAAGCTTTGGTCAAACTTGGCTATGAGGTGACTACGATTCAAGGTGCTCTGAATATAGAGGACAGGGACAAAATCATAAAAGAGTTCAAAGAAGGTCTGACCCAAGTTCTAATCGCAACTGATGTTCTTGCTCGAGGTTTTGACCAGAGCCAGGTGCTGCTACTGCTCATCTCTTTTGCTATTTTGCTTCAACGTGTATTATAATAGCAGTTCTTTACTTAACTTGGATCTTAACCTGATATAATAATTCCATATTATATTTGTGTAGGTTAATTTGGTTATCAATTTTGATCTTCCCGTGCAATATGGTCGTTATTCTGAGCCTGACAATGAGGTTTACTTGCACCGGGTTGGTAGAGCTGGGCGCTTTGGCCGCAAAGGTATTTCATTGTTAAAACATTGTTTTCTTGTGTTGGTTGATTTGGCATGCCCTTTGACTTCAATCATGCAGTGTAAATCCTGGGGTAGTTACTAGAATGGAGGACTGTTGTGGTTGTTAGTGTCAATATTTGCTTGTTAACCCATTTGATGTGTGTGGCTGACTATTTGTCATTTCATCATCTGAATTGGTATTTGCTTGGAACTTTTAAGGATCTGAAACAATACTCACGATTCAAAAactttttgtgtgttttaGCCCGATTATTTCGGTTTGAagcatgattttgattaaCCTGCTGGATAAAACTTGTATTTTGTGCTGGACAGGTGCTGTGTTCAACTTGCTTTGTCTTGACAGCGATGATATGATTATGGACAAGATTGAGAAACACTTCAACTCTCAGATTACTGAGGTAAAAAAAATCCACATAATTTGCCTTGATTTTGACTTGTTTATAACTTTTGTAGATAATAGTTTGATGACTCTGTGTATGATTGTGATCCTTTTCAATGCAGGTGGCTCCTTGGAATAGTCGGGAAGCATTCGAGGATGCTCTACGGCGCGCTGGGCTATTGTGATTATGTTTTGAGCAGACATCTTTAGATCATCTTATCATATTATCGAGGAGGGAgttttattctcaattttcaTAGTGAATTCGAgttttattctcaattttcatagtgaatttgtgttgaagagaaaaatgCTTTTCTGTTTGTCATGTTTTGTGTGGTATTAAATTTGTCAAAACATGCTACTTAGTTTCCTGGATATTTTCTCAgactgaatttttttgttttgatagtCGACCGGAAATGCATGCTTCGTACTAGTAGCGAAGCCACGCAGGGGCAAGGGGGAACCAAGCCCTTGGTTCCCCATCAAATTTCCGATTTAGTATGTAGTATAATATATGCAAACAACAATATATGTGTAATGTCTTTGCCGCAGTTGGTTTGCCTTGGTGTCTTGTAATCCAGTTTTCCAAGTTCAAATCCTCTGGCATCAGAACTcccttttttctatttaatttatcctagtctttttttcctcttttctttatactaatgcaatataatgtgtataatcaattctctccattttctattttttggaacataatttttattttttctcttaagctagtcttttttcctcttttctttataataatattataaggggagtgttatattgctaactaataacttaattgctaactacaactaaataatagccattagatattcaaattaagggcttagatcattaatccct
This window contains:
- the LOC125207137 gene encoding DEAD-box ATP-dependent RNA helicase 38-like, with protein sequence MADSVSSSSSTNATITPPETKSWADVADEEAAAEKQNDASPATDIKLDSLVVDESKQGPLALTNPDDSTIEAVASGDTPYNSAKRFEDLNLSPELLKGLYVEMKFEQPSKIQAISLPMILTPPYKNLIAQAHNGSGKTTCFVLGMLSRVDPNVREPQALCICPTRELAIQNMEVLLKMGKFTGITSELALPSDQANYIPIQKRPPITAQVIIGTPGTISKWLQHKKLGLSKMKILVFDEADHMLAMSGFRDESIRIMKAIAKSSSNCQVLLFSATFDDDVKDFSSKIAGEIFKGQPNQMFVKKEELSLESVKQYKVHCPDELSKIMVIKDQILELGEKVGQTIVFVKSRNAASMLHQALVKLGYEVTTIQGALNIEDRDKIIKEFKEGLTQVLIATDVLARGFDQSQVNLVINFDLPVQYGRYSEPDNEVYLHRVGRAGRFGRKGAVFNLLCLDSDDMIMDKIEKHFNSQITEVAPWNSREAFEDALRRAGLL